Proteins encoded by one window of Esox lucius isolate fEsoLuc1 chromosome 4, fEsoLuc1.pri, whole genome shotgun sequence:
- the zc4h2 gene encoding zinc finger C4H2 domain-containing protein isoform X1, whose product MGDEQEIMCKLENIMEIRNKTIQMQKIKSRLKSEFESLESEEKHLKEYKQEMDLLLQEKMAHVEELRLIHADINVMESTIKQSENDLNKLLETTRRLHDEYKPLKEHVDALRMTLGLHRLPNLNEEEEKLSLDYFEKQKAEWQKEPHEPTIPESLAAAAAAAQQLQVSRKQDARQTATFRQQPPPMKVHSTHPPMKACLSCHQQIHRNAPICPLCKAKSRSRNPKKPKRKPDE is encoded by the exons atgggGGACGAACAAGAGATAATGTGCAAACTAGAAAATATTATGGAAATACG GAATAAAACAATACAGATGCAAAAGATCAAGTCTCGTCTCAAGTCTGAATTTGAGTCCCTGGAATCTGAGGAGAAACATCTGAAGGAGTATAAACAGGAGATGGACCTTCTGCTGCAGGAGAAGATGGCCCATGTGGAGGAGTTACGACTCATACATGCTGATATCAATGTG ATGGAGAGCACTATAAAGCAGTCGGAGAATGACCTAAACAAGCTCCTGGAGACGACGCGGAGGCTACACGACGAGTACAAACCCCTGAAGGAGCACGTCGACGCCCTCAGAATGACCCTGGGCCTACACAGACTGCCCAACCTgaacgaggaagaggagaaacTCTCTCTAGA TTACTTTGAGAAGCAGAAGGCTGAGTGGCAGAAGGAGCCCCACGAGCCCACCATCCCAGAATCCCTAGCAGCCGCGGCAGCCGCAGCCCAGCAGCTCCAGGTCTCCCGGAAACAAGACGCCCGCCAAACAGCCACCTTCAGACAACAACCCCCTCCCATGAAGGTACACAGTACACACCCTCCCAtgaag GCCTGTCTGTCATGCCACCAGCAGATCCACAGGAACGCCCCCATCTGCCCTCTGTGTAAGGCCAAGAGTCGCTCCCGCAACCCCAAGAAACCCAAGAGGAAGCCTGACGAGTAG
- the zc4h2 gene encoding zinc finger C4H2 domain-containing protein isoform X2, with protein sequence MGDEQEIMCKLENIMEIRNKTIQMQKIKSRLKSEFESLESEEKHLKEYKQEMDLLLQEKMAHVEELRLIHADINVMESTIKQSENDLNKLLETTRRLHDEYKPLKEHVDALRMTLGLHRLPNLNEEEEKLSLDYFEKQKAEWQKEPHEPTIPESLAAAAAAAQQLQVSRKQDARQTATFRQQPPPMKACLSCHQQIHRNAPICPLCKAKSRSRNPKKPKRKPDE encoded by the exons atgggGGACGAACAAGAGATAATGTGCAAACTAGAAAATATTATGGAAATACG GAATAAAACAATACAGATGCAAAAGATCAAGTCTCGTCTCAAGTCTGAATTTGAGTCCCTGGAATCTGAGGAGAAACATCTGAAGGAGTATAAACAGGAGATGGACCTTCTGCTGCAGGAGAAGATGGCCCATGTGGAGGAGTTACGACTCATACATGCTGATATCAATGTG ATGGAGAGCACTATAAAGCAGTCGGAGAATGACCTAAACAAGCTCCTGGAGACGACGCGGAGGCTACACGACGAGTACAAACCCCTGAAGGAGCACGTCGACGCCCTCAGAATGACCCTGGGCCTACACAGACTGCCCAACCTgaacgaggaagaggagaaacTCTCTCTAGA TTACTTTGAGAAGCAGAAGGCTGAGTGGCAGAAGGAGCCCCACGAGCCCACCATCCCAGAATCCCTAGCAGCCGCGGCAGCCGCAGCCCAGCAGCTCCAGGTCTCCCGGAAACAAGACGCCCGCCAAACAGCCACCTTCAGACAACAACCCCCTCCCATGAAG GCCTGTCTGTCATGCCACCAGCAGATCCACAGGAACGCCCCCATCTGCCCTCTGTGTAAGGCCAAGAGTCGCTCCCGCAACCCCAAGAAACCCAAGAGGAAGCCTGACGAGTAG
- the zc4h2 gene encoding zinc finger C4H2 domain-containing protein isoform X3, whose product MGDEQEIMCKLENIMEIRNKTIQMQKIKSRLKSEFESLESEEKHLKEYKQEMDLLLQEKMAHVEELRLIHADINVMESTIKQSENDLNKLLETTRRLHDEYKPLKEHVDALRMTLGLHRLPNLNEEEEKLSLEPVCHATSRSTGTPPSALCVRPRVAPATPRNPRGSLTSRHAHPRSTCS is encoded by the exons atgggGGACGAACAAGAGATAATGTGCAAACTAGAAAATATTATGGAAATACG GAATAAAACAATACAGATGCAAAAGATCAAGTCTCGTCTCAAGTCTGAATTTGAGTCCCTGGAATCTGAGGAGAAACATCTGAAGGAGTATAAACAGGAGATGGACCTTCTGCTGCAGGAGAAGATGGCCCATGTGGAGGAGTTACGACTCATACATGCTGATATCAATGTG ATGGAGAGCACTATAAAGCAGTCGGAGAATGACCTAAACAAGCTCCTGGAGACGACGCGGAGGCTACACGACGAGTACAAACCCCTGAAGGAGCACGTCGACGCCCTCAGAATGACCCTGGGCCTACACAGACTGCCCAACCTgaacgaggaagaggagaaacTCTCTCTAGA GCCTGTCTGTCATGCCACCAGCAGATCCACAGGAACGCCCCCATCTGCCCTCTGTGTAAGGCCAAGAGTCGCTCCCGCAACCCCAAGAAACCCAAGAGGAAGCCTGACGAGTAGGCATGCACACCCACGTAGTACCTGTTCATAA
- the cuedc2 gene encoding CUE domain-containing protein 2, whose translation MDLHKIIHDTLQEFIQTYIPDADLSSLDDVLLSYITGVLEDLGSQDSVEENFDVEVFAEMLEAYIPGFADIDSVKVCDMMFSLASKLAAARISEKSVPKARIEIPLTHSATSAGPPERDMHCLASQTEGATAKILLSEWEAQESLLLEMFPKCSLSEARSALSIAKGDMEEAVRLIVEGDVQLSPSPLNVNHGKTVSPQAEQKMKESILEKYMLVDREEDKKTHRPVAPKDAPKKLVRYHGNQVVTTKGERYQLVKKEENEEMKKTYVSIKPARKYRFH comes from the coding sequence atggaCCTTCACAAGATAATCCATGATACGCTGCAGGAGTTCATTCAGACATATATTCCTGATGCCGACCTGAGCTCCTTGGATGATGTATTGCTCTCCTACATCACTGGGGTCCTGGAGGATCTGGGTTCTCAGGACAGTGTGGAGGAGAACTTTGACGTGGAGGTGTTTGCAGAAATGCTAGAGGCCTACATTCCTGGTTTTGCTGATATCGACAGTGTTAAGGTTTGCGACATGATGTTCAGCTTGGCTTCGAAACTAGCTGCAGCCCGGATTTCAGAAAAAAGTGTGCCTAAGGCTCGAATTGAGATCCCACTGACACACAGCGCTACTTCTGCTGGACCACCTGAAAGAGACATGCACTGCCTTGCATCACAGACAGAGGGGGCTACTGCTAAGATACTGCTCTCTGAGTGGGAGGCTCAGGAGTCGCTTCTGCTGGAGATGTTCCCTAAGTGCAGCCTTTCAGAAGCAAGAAGCGCCCTGTCTATTGCTaaaggtgacatggaggagGCTGTACGTCTCATCGTCGAAGGAGacgtccagctcagcccctctCCTCTCAACGTGAACCATGGGAAGACTGTCTCCCCTCAGGCGGAgcagaaaatgaaagagagcATCCTTGAGAAATATATGCTagtggacagggaggaggatAAGAAAACACACCGGCCTGTGGCACCCAAAGATGCCCCCAAGAAACTGGTGCGTTATCACGGCAACCAGGTGGTGACCACAAAAGGGGAGCGCTATCAACTGGTGAAGAaggaggagaatgaggagaTGAAGAAGACTTATGTCAGTATCAAACCGGCACGCAAATACAGGTTCCATTGA